One window from the genome of uncultured Tateyamaria sp. encodes:
- a CDS encoding DUF6446 family protein has translation MNGKIIGIVIVLSSIIAGVALYYLQIYGFYEEVTDAEVQLVSVVSDQPEPIPFDNFQAIDADSSPIRYRACFTTDMSLALLTETYVGLEDATPRNAPGWFDCFDAAAIAAELDAGTALPFLSQKNVDFGVDRIVAITEDGRGYVWHELNDCGEKAYDGTIVGEECPGRETE, from the coding sequence ATGAACGGGAAGATCATTGGGATTGTCATCGTGCTGAGTTCGATCATCGCGGGTGTCGCGCTGTATTACCTCCAGATCTACGGTTTCTACGAAGAGGTGACAGACGCCGAGGTACAGCTTGTGTCCGTCGTCTCGGATCAGCCGGAACCGATCCCATTTGACAACTTCCAAGCCATCGACGCCGACAGCTCGCCCATCCGCTACCGCGCATGCTTCACCACCGACATGTCGCTGGCCCTGCTGACCGAAACCTATGTCGGGCTCGAAGATGCCACCCCGCGCAATGCCCCCGGATGGTTTGATTGCTTTGACGCTGCCGCCATTGCGGCGGAATTGGATGCTGGCACGGCGCTGCCGTTCCTCAGCCAGAAAAACGTCGATTTCGGCGTCGACCGCATCGTCGCCATCACCGAAGACGGGCGCGGCTATGTCTGGCACGAGCTGAACGATTGCGGCGAAAAAGCCTATGACGGAACAATCGTGGGCGAAGAATGCCCAGGACGGGAAACTGAATAA
- a CDS encoding TrkH family potassium uptake protein → MIDLRPVGYVIGLLVAVLGLAMILPMLVDVAEGRGHWPVFAECALVTVLTGGMIALSCQNGVREGLTIQQTFLLTTGVWLALPIFGALPFVVGATESRFVDAFFEAMSGLTTTGSTVLSGLDTLPKGLLLWRGILQWLGGIGIIVVAMVFLPELRVGGMQIFRTEAFDTFGKILPRATEIASRISVIYVALTLICALCYIAAGMGAFDATVHAMTTIATGGFANYDASFAAFGPAPSYVATVFMVLAALPFVRFVQLSAGTARPLLLDRQIHVFLVTAFVIVIIIAAWNLWQQNDVTEGAVRTALFNTVSLMTGTGYANADYGQWGSFAVAILFFTGLIGGCAGSTACSIKVFRYQLLFASIKAQLQKTRSPHGIFTPRYAGRPVGEDVLNSVMSFFMFFVVTLGMLSVALAMTGLDFVTALSGAATALANIGPGFGEQIGPTGNFAGLNDTAKWLLAAAMLIGRLELMAVYVIFTIQFWRA, encoded by the coding sequence ATGATCGACCTGCGCCCTGTTGGATATGTGATTGGCCTGTTGGTGGCCGTGCTTGGTCTGGCCATGATCCTGCCGATGCTTGTCGATGTGGCCGAAGGGCGGGGGCACTGGCCCGTATTTGCCGAATGCGCGCTGGTCACGGTCTTGACAGGCGGCATGATCGCGCTCAGCTGTCAGAACGGCGTGCGCGAAGGTCTGACAATCCAGCAAACCTTCCTTCTGACCACCGGCGTATGGTTGGCCCTGCCCATCTTTGGCGCGTTGCCTTTTGTCGTCGGCGCCACCGAATCCCGCTTTGTCGATGCGTTCTTCGAGGCGATGTCGGGCCTGACCACCACCGGGTCCACGGTGCTGTCCGGTCTGGATACTTTGCCCAAGGGGCTGCTTTTGTGGCGCGGCATCCTGCAATGGCTGGGCGGTATCGGCATCATCGTGGTGGCCATGGTTTTCCTGCCCGAATTGCGGGTCGGCGGGATGCAGATTTTCCGCACCGAAGCCTTTGACACCTTTGGCAAGATCCTGCCCCGTGCAACGGAAATCGCAAGCCGCATCTCGGTCATTTACGTGGCGCTGACCCTGATTTGCGCCCTGTGCTATATCGCGGCTGGCATGGGGGCATTTGACGCCACGGTGCACGCGATGACCACCATCGCGACGGGCGGGTTTGCCAATTATGACGCCTCCTTTGCGGCCTTCGGACCTGCGCCGTCTTACGTTGCGACCGTTTTCATGGTGTTGGCGGCGCTGCCTTTTGTCCGCTTCGTGCAACTGAGCGCGGGAACGGCACGTCCCTTGCTCCTTGACCGGCAGATCCATGTGTTCCTGGTCACGGCCTTTGTCATCGTGATCATCATCGCGGCCTGGAACCTGTGGCAGCAAAATGACGTGACCGAAGGGGCCGTGCGCACCGCCCTGTTCAACACCGTGTCGCTGATGACGGGCACGGGATACGCCAATGCCGATTATGGCCAATGGGGCAGTTTTGCCGTGGCGATCCTGTTTTTCACCGGTCTGATCGGTGGCTGTGCGGGCTCGACCGCCTGTTCGATCAAGGTGTTCCGCTATCAGCTGCTGTTTGCTTCCATCAAGGCGCAGTTGCAAAAAACGCGCAGCCCGCACGGCATCTTTACCCCGCGCTACGCAGGTCGCCCGGTGGGTGAGGACGTGCTGAATTCGGTCATGTCCTTCTTCATGTTCTTCGTGGTGACATTGGGCATGTTGTCCGTGGCGCTGGCAATGACCGGTCTTGATTTTGTCACTGCGCTGTCGGGTGCCGCCACGGCGCTGGCCAATATCGGCCCGGGCTTTGGCGAACAGATCGGTCCGACCGGCAATTTTGCAGGCCTTAACGACACGGCCAAATGGCTGCTGGCGGCGGCCATGTTGATCGGACGGCTTGAGCTGATGGCCGTCTACGTGATCTTCACCATCCAATTCTGGAGAGCCTGA
- a CDS encoding thiamine pyrophosphate-binding protein, translating into MSSGTPLVRPLGAQISHMLKDRGVDVIFGIPGVHNQEMYRGIEEAGITHVLARHEQGAGFMADGYARATGRPGVAYVITGPGLCNIMTPMGQAYSDSVPMLVISSCLDETAAKKGQLHQMKDQRAAAEAVCDWSEEARTAEAAYALIDRAFTEFSTRRKRPKHLQVPIARLEENAAQTYANWKPQARAPQGHFQISRVPGPIQGPAPSTLADQLALKLLHAERPLFVFGGGATRVGGDGGPLPRLLEQTRAATFMTYAGRGIVPPGWELSFGSTLARPESAAVLEASDCFVLVGTDMAEVDLWRDPPAPTPDTYHINIDPEVLARAHPRSWSVQSDAATFMIALAAAVERHAPTISRPPKSHWSADLVAGYRDKWRAEVDAERPGIVPVCDALQDCLPKGTMIYSDMTQFAYTAKEVWDMDRPGHWHHPTGFGTLGYATPAAIGGAVARKGLPTMAIIGDYGFHYTMQELGVAVELKLPIPIILWDNGKLAEIEDSMVRAQIAPNAVVARNPDFCKLAHAFGAHAAAPKSLEEMQETVRAAFDADGPTLVYLTPEIARP; encoded by the coding sequence ATGTCCAGCGGTACTCCCCTGGTCCGCCCCCTCGGTGCGCAAATCTCGCATATGCTGAAAGACCGCGGGGTCGACGTGATCTTTGGCATCCCGGGGGTGCACAATCAGGAAATGTACCGCGGGATTGAAGAGGCGGGGATCACCCACGTGCTGGCGCGACACGAACAGGGGGCCGGTTTCATGGCCGACGGCTACGCGCGGGCGACGGGGCGTCCAGGCGTGGCCTATGTGATCACCGGCCCAGGCCTGTGCAATATCATGACACCGATGGGGCAGGCCTATAGCGACAGCGTGCCGATGCTGGTGATTTCGAGTTGCCTGGACGAAACGGCGGCGAAGAAAGGCCAGTTGCACCAGATGAAGGACCAACGCGCGGCGGCAGAAGCCGTGTGTGATTGGTCGGAAGAGGCGCGAACGGCGGAGGCGGCCTATGCGTTGATCGACCGGGCATTCACCGAGTTCAGCACCAGGCGCAAGCGCCCGAAACACCTTCAGGTGCCTATCGCCCGGTTGGAAGAAAACGCGGCTCAAACCTATGCGAACTGGAAACCGCAGGCGCGCGCGCCGCAAGGGCATTTCCAGATCAGCCGCGTGCCCGGCCCGATTCAGGGCCCCGCACCATCAACCCTGGCTGACCAATTGGCTCTAAAGCTGCTGCATGCGGAACGCCCCCTCTTTGTCTTCGGCGGGGGGGCAACCCGGGTCGGAGGGGACGGTGGCCCATTGCCTCGCCTGCTCGAGCAAACGCGCGCGGCCACGTTCATGACCTACGCGGGGCGGGGGATCGTGCCGCCGGGCTGGGAGCTCTCTTTTGGATCGACCCTCGCCAGACCCGAAAGCGCGGCGGTGCTGGAGGCCAGCGACTGCTTTGTCCTGGTCGGAACCGACATGGCCGAGGTCGATTTGTGGCGTGATCCGCCTGCACCAACGCCCGACACCTATCACATCAACATCGACCCGGAGGTTTTGGCGCGTGCGCATCCCCGGTCATGGTCGGTTCAGTCGGATGCGGCGACCTTCATGATCGCATTGGCCGCCGCCGTCGAACGGCATGCGCCCACCATATCGCGCCCGCCCAAGTCGCACTGGTCTGCGGACCTGGTCGCGGGCTACCGCGACAAATGGCGCGCCGAGGTCGACGCCGAACGTCCCGGCATCGTGCCCGTCTGCGACGCCCTGCAGGACTGCCTGCCCAAAGGCACCATGATCTATTCGGACATGACCCAGTTTGCCTACACCGCCAAGGAAGTCTGGGACATGGACCGCCCCGGCCACTGGCACCACCCCACGGGGTTCGGCACCCTTGGCTACGCAACACCTGCCGCCATCGGCGGTGCCGTCGCGCGCAAGGGTCTGCCCACAATGGCGATCATCGGCGATTACGGCTTTCACTACACCATGCAGGAACTGGGCGTGGCGGTCGAACTCAAACTCCCCATCCCTATCATCCTCTGGGACAACGGCAAACTGGCAGAGATCGAGGACAGCATGGTCCGTGCCCAGATCGCCCCCAATGCGGTTGTCGCCCGCAACCCCGACTTCTGCAAACTGGCGCACGCCTTCGGCGCCCATGCCGCGGCGCCCAAATCTCTCGAAGAGATGCAAGAAACCGTCCGCGCCGCATTCGACGCAGACGGTCCGACACTCGTCTACCTGACGCCCGAAATCGCACGACCCTGA
- the glyS gene encoding glycine--tRNA ligase subunit beta, with translation MPDLLIELFSEEIPARMQKRAGEDLQKLVTNGLVEAGLTYASAAAFTTPRRLCLTVEGVVGESPTLREERKGPRADAPEKAIEGFLRGAGLTRDQVEERETPKGNVLFAVIEKPGRPAAEIIAEVLTHTIRTFPWPKSMRWGDGALKWVRPLHSILCILTDEVGTDMVPGDVDGITFGDTTEGHRFMAPGRFSVTSFEDYERKLKRVHVVLNAADRAETIWHDATNAAFASGLEVVEDQGLLAEVAGLVEWPVVLMGKIGSDFLDLPPEVLQTSMKEHQKFFSVRNPKTGRIERFITVANRETADNGATILAGNEKVLSARLADAKFFWENDLRIAKSDMSVWTQALENVTFHNKLGSQADRINRIAALARELAPVVGADPDQAEEAARFAKADLSSEMVYEFPELQGLMGRYYAEAAGHPTEIAAAAEEHYSPLGPSDDVPTAPVSVAVALADKLDTLTGFWAIDEKPTGSKDPFALRRAALGVTRLILTNALHLDLGLKFRSEVAFRFGYSRLDAERKPFEKFARAAYASGHDFIGDDIIGYLENAELEVELDIVEAAKSEVPPISEDLLSFFHDRLKVYLRDQGIRHDIIDACIAMPQNDDLTLLVKRAKALSETLKTDDGENLIQGFKRANNILTQAEAADGVEYSYGADVKFAETGEERALFAALDAAETKIAPAMDSQDFATAMSAMATLRGPIDAFFEAVQINADNQTVRRNRLNLLSRIRTLCLSVADLTKIDG, from the coding sequence ATGCCTGATCTTCTGATCGAACTCTTTTCCGAGGAAATTCCCGCGCGCATGCAAAAGCGTGCCGGCGAGGACCTGCAAAAGCTGGTCACCAACGGACTGGTCGAGGCCGGGCTGACCTACGCCTCTGCCGCCGCCTTCACCACGCCCCGCCGCCTGTGCCTGACGGTCGAGGGGGTGGTGGGTGAATCACCCACCCTACGCGAAGAACGCAAGGGACCGCGCGCCGACGCCCCCGAAAAGGCGATCGAAGGGTTCCTGCGCGGTGCAGGGCTGACACGCGATCAGGTCGAGGAGCGAGAGACGCCCAAGGGCAACGTGCTGTTTGCCGTGATCGAAAAACCGGGCCGCCCGGCGGCCGAGATCATTGCCGAGGTGTTGACCCACACCATCCGCACCTTCCCCTGGCCCAAATCCATGCGTTGGGGCGACGGTGCCCTGAAATGGGTCCGCCCGTTGCACTCGATCCTGTGCATCTTGACGGATGAGGTAGGCACAGACATGGTGCCCGGCGACGTTGACGGCATCACGTTCGGCGACACGACAGAAGGCCACCGTTTCATGGCGCCGGGCAGGTTTTCTGTAACCTCTTTCGAGGATTACGAGCGGAAGCTCAAGCGCGTACACGTGGTTCTGAACGCCGCCGACCGCGCTGAGACCATCTGGCACGACGCCACCAACGCGGCCTTCGCCAGCGGGCTCGAAGTGGTCGAAGATCAGGGCCTGCTTGCGGAAGTCGCGGGTCTTGTCGAATGGCCCGTGGTCCTGATGGGCAAGATCGGGAGCGACTTCCTCGATCTGCCGCCCGAGGTGCTGCAAACCTCGATGAAAGAGCACCAAAAATTCTTCTCGGTCCGCAACCCCAAAACGGGCCGGATCGAACGGTTCATCACGGTGGCGAACCGCGAAACGGCGGATAACGGGGCCACGATTTTGGCGGGCAACGAAAAGGTGCTGAGCGCACGTCTGGCGGATGCCAAGTTCTTTTGGGAAAATGACTTGCGTATCGCCAAATCCGACATGAGCGTCTGGACGCAAGCTCTTGAAAACGTGACGTTCCACAACAAGCTGGGCAGCCAAGCCGACCGCATCAACCGCATCGCGGCACTGGCCCGGGAACTCGCACCCGTGGTGGGCGCAGACCCCGACCAAGCCGAAGAGGCCGCCCGCTTCGCCAAGGCCGATCTCAGCAGCGAAATGGTCTACGAATTCCCCGAACTTCAGGGGCTTATGGGGCGGTATTATGCCGAGGCGGCAGGCCATCCGACAGAAATCGCAGCGGCGGCGGAAGAGCACTACTCGCCTCTGGGTCCGTCCGACGATGTGCCGACAGCACCAGTGTCGGTCGCCGTGGCATTGGCGGACAAGTTGGACACGCTGACGGGCTTCTGGGCGATTGACGAGAAGCCGACAGGATCGAAGGACCCGTTTGCGTTGCGCAGAGCCGCATTGGGGGTGACACGTTTGATTTTGACTAACGCGTTACACCTAGATCTTGGATTAAAATTTAGGTCAGAGGTGGCATTCCGATTTGGCTATTCTCGATTGGACGCCGAAAGAAAGCCATTCGAGAAGTTTGCCAGAGCGGCCTACGCGTCCGGTCATGACTTTATTGGGGACGACATAATAGGTTACCTTGAAAATGCAGAACTCGAGGTCGAACTCGACATTGTCGAGGCGGCTAAGTCTGAAGTACCGCCCATTTCGGAGGACCTCCTCTCCTTCTTCCACGACCGCCTCAAAGTCTACCTCCGCGACCAAGGCATCCGCCACGACATCATCGACGCCTGCATCGCGATGCCACAAAACGACGACCTCACCCTGCTGGTCAAACGGGCCAAAGCCCTCTCCGAAACGCTCAAAACCGACGACGGGGAAAACCTCATCCAGGGCTTCAAACGCGCCAACAACATTCTCACGCAAGCCGAAGCGGCGGATGGCGTCGAATACTCCTACGGCGCCGACGTCAAATTCGCCGAAACGGGTGAAGAACGCGCACTCTTCGCCGCCCTCGACGCAGCCGAGACAAAAATCGCCCCCGCGATGGACTCCCAGGACTTCGCAACCGCCATGTCTGCCATGGCCACCCTGCGCGGCCCCATCGACGCCTTCTTCGAGGCGGTCCAGATCAACGCCGACAACCAGACCGTCCGGCGCAACCGCCTCAACCTGCTCAGCCGCATCCGCACGCTCTGCCTCTCGGTGGCCGACCTGACCAAGATCGACGGCTAA
- a CDS encoding glycine--tRNA ligase subunit alpha, whose protein sequence is MSETVSTPRSFQEIILRLQTYWASKGCAVLQPYDMEVGAGTFHPATTLRSLGTQPWAAAYVQPSRRPTDGRYGENPNRLQHYYQYQVLIKPSPPDLQDLYLGSLRAIGIDMDLHDIRFVEDDWESPTLGAWGLGWEVWCDGMEVSQFTYFQQVGGHDCHPVSGELTYGLERLAMYILGVDHVMDMPFNDPQTPIPLSYGDIFKQTEEEYARWNFDTANTDVLLDHFVEAENECKAILEATHDDPKTGKRIIMAHPAYDQCIKASHIFNLLDARGVISVTERQAYIGRVRALAKMCADAFVQTRAGGWQPEDAA, encoded by the coding sequence ATGTCAGAAACCGTTTCCACGCCCCGTTCCTTTCAGGAGATCATCCTGCGGCTCCAGACCTATTGGGCCTCGAAGGGCTGTGCGGTGCTGCAACCCTATGACATGGAAGTGGGGGCGGGCACGTTCCACCCGGCCACAACGCTGCGTTCGCTTGGCACACAGCCCTGGGCCGCGGCCTATGTGCAACCGTCGCGTCGGCCGACCGACGGGCGCTATGGCGAGAACCCGAACCGCTTGCAGCATTATTATCAGTACCAGGTGCTGATCAAACCCAGCCCGCCGGACCTGCAGGACCTTTACCTTGGGTCCTTGCGCGCCATTGGCATCGACATGGACCTGCACGACATCCGCTTTGTCGAGGATGACTGGGAAAGCCCCACGCTCGGCGCCTGGGGCCTCGGGTGGGAGGTCTGGTGCGACGGCATGGAAGTGTCGCAATTCACCTATTTCCAACAGGTTGGCGGCCATGACTGCCACCCGGTTTCGGGTGAGCTGACCTACGGCCTCGAACGCCTCGCGATGTACATCCTGGGCGTCGATCACGTGATGGACATGCCCTTCAACGACCCGCAAACGCCCATTCCGCTCAGCTACGGCGACATCTTCAAACAGACGGAAGAGGAATACGCCCGCTGGAACTTTGACACCGCCAATACCGACGTCCTGCTCGATCACTTCGTCGAGGCGGAAAACGAATGCAAGGCGATCCTTGAGGCCACCCATGACGACCCCAAGACGGGCAAGCGCATCATCATGGCGCACCCCGCCTATGATCAATGCATCAAGGCGTCCCACATCTTCAACCTGCTGGACGCGCGCGGCGTGATCTCGGTCACCGAACGGCAGGCCTACATCGGCCGCGTTCGCGCGCTGGCCAAGATGTGCGCCGACGCCTTCGTGCAGACGCGGGCCGGGGGCTGGCAGCCGGAGGACGCGGCATGA
- a CDS encoding glyoxalase superfamily protein, which produces MSYTNATPVLRVSDYQRAKAFYMDVLGFEVMEEAGEPVTGFGICRAGAAQIFLMAWNGPEAAYENWRVYLYPQDLDAQLAHIATTGTPVKGPTITEYGMREVEVTDPDGNVLCLGEDAG; this is translated from the coding sequence ATGAGCTATACCAATGCCACCCCCGTCCTGCGCGTTTCTGATTACCAGCGGGCCAAGGCGTTCTACATGGATGTCCTTGGTTTCGAGGTGATGGAAGAGGCGGGCGAGCCGGTCACCGGTTTCGGCATATGCCGGGCAGGCGCGGCCCAGATCTTCCTGATGGCCTGGAACGGTCCCGAAGCGGCCTATGAAAACTGGCGCGTCTACCTCTACCCGCAGGACCTTGATGCCCAACTGGCCCACATCGCCACCACGGGCACCCCGGTCAAAGGCCCCACCATCACCGAGTATGGCATGCGCGAGGTCGAGGTCACCGATCCCGACGGCAATGTGCTGTGCCTGGGCGAGGATGCCGGATGA
- a CDS encoding serine protease produces the protein MLKRMMLAWGVLLASVVGAVAQDDPVWIQIEAQPSLNAATERARAYAAELPDVNGFSLGGGWYGVALGPYARSDAEQVLRVYRSEGVIPRDSYIAFSSAFRQQFWPIGANVLNRGVVDAPLPTAPQAPAPVTAAPEPEPADETPAQAQRSERQLTRAEREDLQIALQWAGTYQGAIDGAFGRGTRNAMATWQERKGFDVTGILTTRQRAVLLQDYNSVLDGLGLELVSDDTAGIDILMPTAAVTFEKYEYPFAHYAATGDIDATVLLISQAGDQTTLFGLYDIMQTLDIVPLDGPRERKERSFTLVGRDANRVSETRVALEDGQIKGFTVVWPAGDEERRTRLLDEMEKSFVRTGGVIPASASSQDQAIDLVSGLEIRKPRLSRSGFFVDSRGTVVTTAEAVNSCSRVTLDTDVEAEVSVLDADRGVAVLKPTNALAPRAFARFADAQPRLQSEVAAAGFSFEGVLGAPSMTFGTLSDVRGLNGETDLARLAMNTLPGDAGGPVLDAGGGVLGMLLPEAQDGRALPEGVRFALDRDVLQDVLSQAGMAAAGTNSATPIDPVDLTEAATGMTVLVSCWD, from the coding sequence ATGTTGAAGCGTATGATGCTGGCGTGGGGTGTATTGCTTGCGTCGGTTGTGGGTGCGGTTGCCCAGGACGACCCGGTGTGGATCCAGATCGAGGCACAACCCAGCCTGAACGCCGCCACAGAGCGCGCACGCGCCTATGCCGCCGAATTGCCTGATGTGAACGGGTTTTCGCTGGGTGGCGGTTGGTACGGCGTGGCCCTTGGCCCCTACGCGCGGTCCGATGCCGAACAGGTTTTGCGGGTCTACCGGTCCGAAGGGGTGATCCCGCGCGACAGCTATATCGCGTTCAGTTCTGCCTTCCGTCAGCAATTCTGGCCCATTGGGGCCAATGTGCTGAACCGCGGCGTCGTGGATGCGCCCCTGCCCACAGCCCCCCAGGCGCCCGCCCCCGTCACGGCAGCGCCGGAGCCGGAGCCCGCAGATGAAACACCCGCGCAGGCGCAGCGCAGCGAACGGCAACTGACGCGGGCCGAACGGGAGGACCTGCAAATCGCCCTGCAATGGGCGGGCACCTACCAGGGGGCCATCGACGGCGCCTTTGGCCGCGGCACACGCAATGCAATGGCAACCTGGCAAGAGCGCAAGGGGTTCGATGTCACCGGCATCCTGACCACGCGGCAGCGGGCCGTCCTGTTGCAGGACTACAATTCCGTACTGGACGGGCTGGGCCTTGAGCTGGTGTCGGACGACACCGCGGGCATTGATATCCTGATGCCGACGGCTGCGGTCACGTTTGAAAAATACGAGTATCCCTTTGCCCATTATGCGGCGACCGGGGATATTGATGCGACCGTCCTTCTGATCAGCCAGGCCGGCGACCAGACCACTTTGTTTGGCCTCTATGACATCATGCAGACCCTGGACATCGTGCCCCTGGATGGGCCGCGCGAGCGCAAGGAACGGTCCTTTACCCTTGTCGGTCGTGACGCCAATCGCGTGTCAGAGACGCGCGTCGCGCTGGAAGATGGACAGATCAAGGGGTTCACTGTCGTGTGGCCCGCCGGAGACGAAGAGCGGCGCACGCGCCTGCTGGACGAGATGGAAAAAAGCTTTGTCCGGACAGGCGGTGTGATCCCGGCCAGTGCAAGCAGCCAGGACCAGGCGATTGACCTTGTGTCGGGCCTTGAGATCCGCAAGCCGCGCCTGTCGCGGTCCGGTTTCTTCGTGGACAGCCGGGGGACCGTCGTCACAACTGCCGAAGCGGTGAACAGCTGCAGCCGTGTCACCCTGGACACGGATGTCGAGGCCGAAGTGTCGGTGCTGGACGCGGATCGGGGTGTTGCGGTCCTGAAGCCCACGAATGCCCTTGCGCCACGGGCGTTTGCCCGCTTTGCCGACGCCCAGCCACGCCTGCAATCAGAGGTGGCCGCAGCCGGTTTCAGTTTCGAAGGTGTGCTTGGGGCGCCGTCAATGACCTTTGGCACGCTCAGCGATGTGCGCGGTCTGAACGGAGAGACCGATCTGGCGCGTCTGGCGATGAACACCCTGCCGGGCGATGCGGGAGGCCCGGTTCTGGATGCGGGGGGCGGTGTGCTTGGCATGTTGCTGCCCGAGGCGCAGGACGGGCGTGCGCTGCCGGAGGGGGTTCGCTTTGCCCTGGATCGCGACGTGTTGCAGGACGTGCTGTCGCAGGCCGGCATGGCCGCCGCGGGCACCAATAGTGCAACGCCGATCGATCCCGTTGACCTGACCGAGGCCGCGACGGGCATGACCGTTCTGGTCAGCTGCTGGGACTGA